Proteins encoded by one window of Ovis canadensis isolate MfBH-ARS-UI-01 breed Bighorn chromosome 14, ARS-UI_OviCan_v2, whole genome shotgun sequence:
- the EXOC3L1 gene encoding exocyst complex component 3-like protein isoform X13, translated as MDSAARDKTQPVLPTGSSCPGPEWPEQEKAEQLARGAALKWASGIFYRPEQLARLGQYRSREVQRTCSLEARIKSVVQSYLEGVKTGVWQLAQALEAVRGAHEALGQAHGLLRDMAEAAQTLEPLREQVVQHKQLQALSQLLPRLRAVPAAVAHTQTLIDAQRLLEAYVSLRELEQLQEETCAPLGGLELPVFEGLGPLAEALGQAVEAAAGAAGQLARKDPALLVAAVRVAEVDAGRSTSLEQAPRDWRQRCLRALQQGLERVHFRTSLQPGPGALAKWLEALRVALPAELAMAEALVAPCCPPHYKVVQLWAHTLHDGLRRCLQQLLEGPELEEADTFTLLHWALHVYQGPEMMGSLELGPEADVSDLEPLLTLENIEQLEATFVAKVQAKVAQWLQKALDGEVVEWGREQEPDTDLSGFYHSPLPAIVLQILEENIRVTRMVSVSLQQRMHGMALSELSTFLRSSSVSVLQPEWVVPGVLAPVEAELDKLQKRICRLVLEALLAELQPLFAALPSRRWLSSPELLDDVCERTARFCQNFRHVRNPAVQLLLVEAERTVVLQYLSALMQGRLVCRGADERTQAAERLQHDAAQLQELFLGLGLEESVQCVPVLLALKELLNLRDPTLLGLEVAGLRQQFPDVSEDHVSALLDLRGDVSREQRLAALSSLRAGPQPSPPAGHRALFSLVPTPAPSVASCFPSGSCA; from the exons atggACTCGGCAGCCAGGGACAAAACGCAGCCCGTACTCCCCACTG GCTCTTCCTGCCCAGGGCCGGAGTGGCCGGAGCAGGAGAAGGCGGAGCAGCTGGCCCGGGGTGCAGCACTCAAGTGGGCCTCGGGCATCTTCTACCGGCCAGAGCAGCTGGCCAGGCTGGGCCAGTACCGGAGCCGCGAGGTGCAGCGGACCTGTTCTCTGGAAGCACGCATCAAG TCGGTGGTGCAGTCATACCTGGAGGGTGTGAAGACCGGGGTGTGGCAGCTGGCCCAGGCCCTCGAGGCCGTGCGGGGAGCCCATGAGGCCCTGGGCCAGGCCCATGGGCTGCTCCGGGATATGGCTGAGGCTGCGCAGACCCTAGAACCCCTGCGGGAGCAGGTTGTGCAGCACAAACAACTGCAGGCCCTGTCTCAGCTGCTGCCCCGGCTGCGAGCTG TGCCAGCTGCAGTGGCCCACACACAGACCCTGATTGATGCCCAGCGGCTCTTGGAAGCCTATGTGAGCCTTCGGGAACTGGAGCAGCTGCAAGAGGAGACGTGTGCACCTCTTGGGGGCCTGGAGTTGCCAGTCTTCGAGGGGCTGGGCCCTCTGGCTGAGGCTCTGGGCCAGGCTGTGGAGGCGGCCGCAGGGGCTGCAGGGCAGCTGGCCCGGAAGGACCCAGCCTTGCTGGTGGCTGCTGTGCGTGTGGCCGAGGTGGATGCTGGGCGCAGCacctccctggagcaggctccACGGGACTGGCGGCAGCGCTGTCTGCGTGCACTACAGCAGGGCTTGGAGCGGGTCCACTTCAGGACATCTCTGCAACCTGGGCCTGGGGCACTAGCAAAGTGGCTGGAGGCTCTGCGGGTGGCTCTGCCAGCCGAGTTGGCCATGGCTGAGGCTCTGGTAGCACCCTGCTGCCCACCACACTACAAAGTCGTCCAGTTGTGGGCCCACACCCTGCATGACGGCCTGCGGCGCTGCCTGCAGCAACTCCTGGAAGGGCCTGAGTTGGAAGAAGCCGACACCTTCACCCTGCTGCACTGGGCGCTGCATGTGTACCAGGG gccagaaatgaTGGGGAGCCTGGAGTTGGGGCCTGAGGCTGATGTGTCTGATCTGGAGCCCCTCCTGACCCTGGAAAACATTGAGCAGTTGGAGGCAACATTTGTGGCCAAAGTCCAG GCAAAGGTGGCCCAGTGGCTGCAGAAGGCGCTGGATGGGGAGGTAGTCGAGTGGGGCCGCGAGCAGGAACCCGACACAGACCTGTCTGGCTTCTACCACTCGCCATTGCCAGCCATCGTGCTGCAG ATCCTGGAAGAGAACATTCGTGTGACCAGAATGGTCAGTGTGTCACTGCAGCAGCGGATGCATGGCATGGCACTATCAGAACTGAGCACCTTCCTGAGGAG CTCCTCCGTATCGGTCCTGCAGCCCGAATGGGTGGTTCCCGGAGTCTTGGCTCCGGTGGAGGCAGAGCTGGACAAGTTGCAGAAGAGGATCTGTCGCCTGGTGTTGGAGGCGCTGCTGGCGGAGCTACAG CCCCTATTCGCGGCTCTGCCCTCGCGCCGCTGGCTCTCAAGCCCAGAGCTGCTGGATGACGTGTGCGAGCGGACGGCGCGATTCTGCCAGAACTTTCGGCACGTGAGGAATCCCGCGGTCCAG CTGTTGCTGGTCGAGGCGGAACGTACGGTGGTGCTGCAGTACCTAAGTGCGCTGATGCAAGGCCGCCTAGTCTGCCGCGGTGCTGACGAGAGGACCCAGGCGGCCGAGCGCCTGCAGCACGATGCGGCCCAGCTTCAGGAGCTTTTCCTCGGTTTG GGCCTGGAGGAGAGCGTTCAGTGTGTGCCAGTGCTGCTTGCATTGAAGGAGCTGCTGAACCTCCGCGACCCTACGCTACTTGGCCTCGAGGTGGCAGGCTTGCGGCAACAGTTTCCCGACGTGAG CGAGGATCACGTCTCCGCCCTCCTGGACCTGCGCGGAGACGTGTCCCGAGAGCAGCGCCTGGCCGCACTCAGCTCTCTGCGGGCCGGCCCGCAGCCCTCGCCCCCAGCTGGTCACCGAGCACTTTTCAGCCTCGTGCCAACACCTGCACCCTCGGTGGCCTCCTGCTTCCCCTCAGGGTCCTGTGCCTGA
- the EXOC3L1 gene encoding exocyst complex component 3-like protein isoform X7 has product MHTVAQRSAHFACSNLDLCPHSAPAPPAMDSAARDKTQPVLPTGPEWPEQEKAEQLARGAALKWASGIFYRPEQLARLGQYRSREVQRTCSLEARIKSVVQSYLEGVKTGVWQLAQALEAVRGAHEALGQAHGLLRDMAEAAQTLEPLREQVVQHKQLQALSQLLPRLRAVPAAVAHTQTLIDAQRLLEAYVSLRELEQLQEETCAPLGGLELPVFEGLGPLAEALGQAVEAAAGAAGQLARKDPALLVAAVRVAEVDAGRSTSLEQAPRDWRQRCLRALQQGLERVHFRTSLQPGPGALAKWLEALRVALPAELAMAEALVAPCCPPHYKVVQLWAHTLHDGLRRCLQQLLEGPELEEADTFTLLHWALHVYQGPEMMGSLELGPEADVSDLEPLLTLENIEQLEATFVAKVQAKVAQWLQKALDGEVVEWGREQEPDTDLSGFYHSPLPAIVLQILEENIRVTRMVSVSLQQRMHGMALSELSTFLRSFSNALIRFSRDHFGGEAVVPHYVPYLLATLNHQLALSSSVSVLQPEWVVPGVLAPVEAELDKLQKRICRLVLEALLAELQPLFAALPSRRWLSSPELLDDVCERTARFCQNFRHVRNPAVQLLLVEAERTVVLQYLSALMQGRLVCRGADERTQAAERLQHDAAQLQELFLGLGLEESVQCVPVLLALKELLNLRDPTLLGLEVAGLRQQFPDVSEDHVSALLDLRGDVSREQRLAALSSLRAGPQPSPPAGHRALFSLVPTPAPSVASCFPSGSCA; this is encoded by the exons ATGCACACAGTAGCTCAGAGGAGTGCCCACTTTGCCTGCTCTAACCTGGACCTTTGCCCTCACTCcgctccagctcctccagccatggACTCGGCAGCCAGGGACAAAACGCAGCCCGTACTCCCCACTG GGCCGGAGTGGCCGGAGCAGGAGAAGGCGGAGCAGCTGGCCCGGGGTGCAGCACTCAAGTGGGCCTCGGGCATCTTCTACCGGCCAGAGCAGCTGGCCAGGCTGGGCCAGTACCGGAGCCGCGAGGTGCAGCGGACCTGTTCTCTGGAAGCACGCATCAAG TCGGTGGTGCAGTCATACCTGGAGGGTGTGAAGACCGGGGTGTGGCAGCTGGCCCAGGCCCTCGAGGCCGTGCGGGGAGCCCATGAGGCCCTGGGCCAGGCCCATGGGCTGCTCCGGGATATGGCTGAGGCTGCGCAGACCCTAGAACCCCTGCGGGAGCAGGTTGTGCAGCACAAACAACTGCAGGCCCTGTCTCAGCTGCTGCCCCGGCTGCGAGCTG TGCCAGCTGCAGTGGCCCACACACAGACCCTGATTGATGCCCAGCGGCTCTTGGAAGCCTATGTGAGCCTTCGGGAACTGGAGCAGCTGCAAGAGGAGACGTGTGCACCTCTTGGGGGCCTGGAGTTGCCAGTCTTCGAGGGGCTGGGCCCTCTGGCTGAGGCTCTGGGCCAGGCTGTGGAGGCGGCCGCAGGGGCTGCAGGGCAGCTGGCCCGGAAGGACCCAGCCTTGCTGGTGGCTGCTGTGCGTGTGGCCGAGGTGGATGCTGGGCGCAGCacctccctggagcaggctccACGGGACTGGCGGCAGCGCTGTCTGCGTGCACTACAGCAGGGCTTGGAGCGGGTCCACTTCAGGACATCTCTGCAACCTGGGCCTGGGGCACTAGCAAAGTGGCTGGAGGCTCTGCGGGTGGCTCTGCCAGCCGAGTTGGCCATGGCTGAGGCTCTGGTAGCACCCTGCTGCCCACCACACTACAAAGTCGTCCAGTTGTGGGCCCACACCCTGCATGACGGCCTGCGGCGCTGCCTGCAGCAACTCCTGGAAGGGCCTGAGTTGGAAGAAGCCGACACCTTCACCCTGCTGCACTGGGCGCTGCATGTGTACCAGGG gccagaaatgaTGGGGAGCCTGGAGTTGGGGCCTGAGGCTGATGTGTCTGATCTGGAGCCCCTCCTGACCCTGGAAAACATTGAGCAGTTGGAGGCAACATTTGTGGCCAAAGTCCAG GCAAAGGTGGCCCAGTGGCTGCAGAAGGCGCTGGATGGGGAGGTAGTCGAGTGGGGCCGCGAGCAGGAACCCGACACAGACCTGTCTGGCTTCTACCACTCGCCATTGCCAGCCATCGTGCTGCAG ATCCTGGAAGAGAACATTCGTGTGACCAGAATGGTCAGTGTGTCACTGCAGCAGCGGATGCATGGCATGGCACTATCAGAACTGAGCACCTTCCTGAGGAG CTTCAGCAATGCTCTGATCCGATTCTCCCGAGACCATTTTGGCGGGGAAGCAGTGGTCCCTCATTACGTGCCCTACCTACTGGCCACCCTCAACCACCAGTTAGCACTCAG CTCCTCCGTATCGGTCCTGCAGCCCGAATGGGTGGTTCCCGGAGTCTTGGCTCCGGTGGAGGCAGAGCTGGACAAGTTGCAGAAGAGGATCTGTCGCCTGGTGTTGGAGGCGCTGCTGGCGGAGCTACAG CCCCTATTCGCGGCTCTGCCCTCGCGCCGCTGGCTCTCAAGCCCAGAGCTGCTGGATGACGTGTGCGAGCGGACGGCGCGATTCTGCCAGAACTTTCGGCACGTGAGGAATCCCGCGGTCCAG CTGTTGCTGGTCGAGGCGGAACGTACGGTGGTGCTGCAGTACCTAAGTGCGCTGATGCAAGGCCGCCTAGTCTGCCGCGGTGCTGACGAGAGGACCCAGGCGGCCGAGCGCCTGCAGCACGATGCGGCCCAGCTTCAGGAGCTTTTCCTCGGTTTG GGCCTGGAGGAGAGCGTTCAGTGTGTGCCAGTGCTGCTTGCATTGAAGGAGCTGCTGAACCTCCGCGACCCTACGCTACTTGGCCTCGAGGTGGCAGGCTTGCGGCAACAGTTTCCCGACGTGAG CGAGGATCACGTCTCCGCCCTCCTGGACCTGCGCGGAGACGTGTCCCGAGAGCAGCGCCTGGCCGCACTCAGCTCTCTGCGGGCCGGCCCGCAGCCCTCGCCCCCAGCTGGTCACCGAGCACTTTTCAGCCTCGTGCCAACACCTGCACCCTCGGTGGCCTCCTGCTTCCCCTCAGGGTCCTGTGCCTGA
- the EXOC3L1 gene encoding exocyst complex component 3-like protein isoform X11: MDSAARDKTQPVLPTGPEWPEQEKAEQLARGAALKWASGIFYRPEQLARLGQYRSREVQRTCSLEARIKSVVQSYLEGVKTGVWQLAQALEAVRGAHEALGQAHGLLRDMAEAAQTLEPLREQVVQHKQLQALSQLLPRLRAVPAAVAHTQTLIDAQRLLEAYVSLRELEQLQEETCAPLGGLELPVFEGLGPLAEALGQAVEAAAGAAGQLARKDPALLVAAVRVAEVDAGRSTSLEQAPRDWRQRCLRALQQGLERVHFRTSLQPGPGALAKWLEALRVALPAELAMAEALVAPCCPPHYKVVQLWAHTLHDGLRRCLQQLLEGPELEEADTFTLLHWALHVYQGPEMMGSLELGPEADVSDLEPLLTLENIEQLEATFVAKVQAKVAQWLQKALDGEVVEWGREQEPDTDLSGFYHSPLPAIVLQILEENIRVTRMVSVSLQQRMHGMALSELSTFLRSFSNALIRFSRDHFGGEAVVPHYVPYLLATLNHQLALSSSVSVLQPEWVVPGVLAPVEAELDKLQKRICRLVLEALLAELQPLFAALPSRRWLSSPELLDDVCERTARFCQNFRHVRNPAVQLLLVEAERTVVLQYLSALMQGRLVCRGADERTQAAERLQHDAAQLQELFLGLGLEESVQCVPVLLALKELLNLRDPTLLGLEVAGLRQQFPDVSEDHVSALLDLRGDVSREQRLAALSSLRAGPQPSPPAGHRALFSLVPTPAPSVASCFPSGSCA; the protein is encoded by the exons atggACTCGGCAGCCAGGGACAAAACGCAGCCCGTACTCCCCACTG GGCCGGAGTGGCCGGAGCAGGAGAAGGCGGAGCAGCTGGCCCGGGGTGCAGCACTCAAGTGGGCCTCGGGCATCTTCTACCGGCCAGAGCAGCTGGCCAGGCTGGGCCAGTACCGGAGCCGCGAGGTGCAGCGGACCTGTTCTCTGGAAGCACGCATCAAG TCGGTGGTGCAGTCATACCTGGAGGGTGTGAAGACCGGGGTGTGGCAGCTGGCCCAGGCCCTCGAGGCCGTGCGGGGAGCCCATGAGGCCCTGGGCCAGGCCCATGGGCTGCTCCGGGATATGGCTGAGGCTGCGCAGACCCTAGAACCCCTGCGGGAGCAGGTTGTGCAGCACAAACAACTGCAGGCCCTGTCTCAGCTGCTGCCCCGGCTGCGAGCTG TGCCAGCTGCAGTGGCCCACACACAGACCCTGATTGATGCCCAGCGGCTCTTGGAAGCCTATGTGAGCCTTCGGGAACTGGAGCAGCTGCAAGAGGAGACGTGTGCACCTCTTGGGGGCCTGGAGTTGCCAGTCTTCGAGGGGCTGGGCCCTCTGGCTGAGGCTCTGGGCCAGGCTGTGGAGGCGGCCGCAGGGGCTGCAGGGCAGCTGGCCCGGAAGGACCCAGCCTTGCTGGTGGCTGCTGTGCGTGTGGCCGAGGTGGATGCTGGGCGCAGCacctccctggagcaggctccACGGGACTGGCGGCAGCGCTGTCTGCGTGCACTACAGCAGGGCTTGGAGCGGGTCCACTTCAGGACATCTCTGCAACCTGGGCCTGGGGCACTAGCAAAGTGGCTGGAGGCTCTGCGGGTGGCTCTGCCAGCCGAGTTGGCCATGGCTGAGGCTCTGGTAGCACCCTGCTGCCCACCACACTACAAAGTCGTCCAGTTGTGGGCCCACACCCTGCATGACGGCCTGCGGCGCTGCCTGCAGCAACTCCTGGAAGGGCCTGAGTTGGAAGAAGCCGACACCTTCACCCTGCTGCACTGGGCGCTGCATGTGTACCAGGG gccagaaatgaTGGGGAGCCTGGAGTTGGGGCCTGAGGCTGATGTGTCTGATCTGGAGCCCCTCCTGACCCTGGAAAACATTGAGCAGTTGGAGGCAACATTTGTGGCCAAAGTCCAG GCAAAGGTGGCCCAGTGGCTGCAGAAGGCGCTGGATGGGGAGGTAGTCGAGTGGGGCCGCGAGCAGGAACCCGACACAGACCTGTCTGGCTTCTACCACTCGCCATTGCCAGCCATCGTGCTGCAG ATCCTGGAAGAGAACATTCGTGTGACCAGAATGGTCAGTGTGTCACTGCAGCAGCGGATGCATGGCATGGCACTATCAGAACTGAGCACCTTCCTGAGGAG CTTCAGCAATGCTCTGATCCGATTCTCCCGAGACCATTTTGGCGGGGAAGCAGTGGTCCCTCATTACGTGCCCTACCTACTGGCCACCCTCAACCACCAGTTAGCACTCAG CTCCTCCGTATCGGTCCTGCAGCCCGAATGGGTGGTTCCCGGAGTCTTGGCTCCGGTGGAGGCAGAGCTGGACAAGTTGCAGAAGAGGATCTGTCGCCTGGTGTTGGAGGCGCTGCTGGCGGAGCTACAG CCCCTATTCGCGGCTCTGCCCTCGCGCCGCTGGCTCTCAAGCCCAGAGCTGCTGGATGACGTGTGCGAGCGGACGGCGCGATTCTGCCAGAACTTTCGGCACGTGAGGAATCCCGCGGTCCAG CTGTTGCTGGTCGAGGCGGAACGTACGGTGGTGCTGCAGTACCTAAGTGCGCTGATGCAAGGCCGCCTAGTCTGCCGCGGTGCTGACGAGAGGACCCAGGCGGCCGAGCGCCTGCAGCACGATGCGGCCCAGCTTCAGGAGCTTTTCCTCGGTTTG GGCCTGGAGGAGAGCGTTCAGTGTGTGCCAGTGCTGCTTGCATTGAAGGAGCTGCTGAACCTCCGCGACCCTACGCTACTTGGCCTCGAGGTGGCAGGCTTGCGGCAACAGTTTCCCGACGTGAG CGAGGATCACGTCTCCGCCCTCCTGGACCTGCGCGGAGACGTGTCCCGAGAGCAGCGCCTGGCCGCACTCAGCTCTCTGCGGGCCGGCCCGCAGCCCTCGCCCCCAGCTGGTCACCGAGCACTTTTCAGCCTCGTGCCAACACCTGCACCCTCGGTGGCCTCCTGCTTCCCCTCAGGGTCCTGTGCCTGA
- the EXOC3L1 gene encoding exocyst complex component 3-like protein isoform X12: protein MHTVAQRSAHFACSNLDLCPHSAPAPPAMDSAARDKTQPVLPTGSSCPGPEWPEQEKAEQLARGAALKWASGIFYRPEQLARLGQYRSREVQRTCSLEARIKSVVQSYLEGVKTGVWQLAQALEAVRGAHEALGQAHGLLRDMAEAAQTLEPLREQVVQHKQLQALSQLLPRLRAVPAAVAHTQTLIDAQRLLEAYVSLRELEQLQEETCAPLGGLELPVFEGLGPLAEALGQAVEAAAGAAGQLARKDPALLVAAVRVAEVDAGRSTSLEQAPRDWRQRCLRALQQGLERVHFRTSLQPGPGALAKWLEALRVALPAELAMAEALVAPCCPPHYKVVQLWAHTLHDGLRRCLQQLLEGPELEEADTFTLLHWALHVYQGPEMMGSLELGPEADVSDLEPLLTLENIEQLEATFVAKVQAKVAQWLQKALDGEVVEWGREQEPDTDLSGFYHSPLPAIVLQILEENIRVTRMVSVSLQQRMHGMALSELSTFLRSSSVSVLQPEWVVPGVLAPVEAELDKLQKRICRLVLEALLAELQPLFAALPSRRWLSSPELLDDVCERTARFCQNFRHVRNPAVQLLLVEAERTVVLQYLSALMQGRLVCRGADERTQAAERLQHDAAQLQELFLGLGLEESVQCVPVLLALKELLNLRDPTLLGLEVAGLRQQFPDVSEDHVSALLDLRGDVSREQRLAALSSLRAGPQPSPPAGHRALFSLVPTPAPSVASCFPSGSCA, encoded by the exons ATGCACACAGTAGCTCAGAGGAGTGCCCACTTTGCCTGCTCTAACCTGGACCTTTGCCCTCACTCcgctccagctcctccagccatggACTCGGCAGCCAGGGACAAAACGCAGCCCGTACTCCCCACTG GCTCTTCCTGCCCAGGGCCGGAGTGGCCGGAGCAGGAGAAGGCGGAGCAGCTGGCCCGGGGTGCAGCACTCAAGTGGGCCTCGGGCATCTTCTACCGGCCAGAGCAGCTGGCCAGGCTGGGCCAGTACCGGAGCCGCGAGGTGCAGCGGACCTGTTCTCTGGAAGCACGCATCAAG TCGGTGGTGCAGTCATACCTGGAGGGTGTGAAGACCGGGGTGTGGCAGCTGGCCCAGGCCCTCGAGGCCGTGCGGGGAGCCCATGAGGCCCTGGGCCAGGCCCATGGGCTGCTCCGGGATATGGCTGAGGCTGCGCAGACCCTAGAACCCCTGCGGGAGCAGGTTGTGCAGCACAAACAACTGCAGGCCCTGTCTCAGCTGCTGCCCCGGCTGCGAGCTG TGCCAGCTGCAGTGGCCCACACACAGACCCTGATTGATGCCCAGCGGCTCTTGGAAGCCTATGTGAGCCTTCGGGAACTGGAGCAGCTGCAAGAGGAGACGTGTGCACCTCTTGGGGGCCTGGAGTTGCCAGTCTTCGAGGGGCTGGGCCCTCTGGCTGAGGCTCTGGGCCAGGCTGTGGAGGCGGCCGCAGGGGCTGCAGGGCAGCTGGCCCGGAAGGACCCAGCCTTGCTGGTGGCTGCTGTGCGTGTGGCCGAGGTGGATGCTGGGCGCAGCacctccctggagcaggctccACGGGACTGGCGGCAGCGCTGTCTGCGTGCACTACAGCAGGGCTTGGAGCGGGTCCACTTCAGGACATCTCTGCAACCTGGGCCTGGGGCACTAGCAAAGTGGCTGGAGGCTCTGCGGGTGGCTCTGCCAGCCGAGTTGGCCATGGCTGAGGCTCTGGTAGCACCCTGCTGCCCACCACACTACAAAGTCGTCCAGTTGTGGGCCCACACCCTGCATGACGGCCTGCGGCGCTGCCTGCAGCAACTCCTGGAAGGGCCTGAGTTGGAAGAAGCCGACACCTTCACCCTGCTGCACTGGGCGCTGCATGTGTACCAGGG gccagaaatgaTGGGGAGCCTGGAGTTGGGGCCTGAGGCTGATGTGTCTGATCTGGAGCCCCTCCTGACCCTGGAAAACATTGAGCAGTTGGAGGCAACATTTGTGGCCAAAGTCCAG GCAAAGGTGGCCCAGTGGCTGCAGAAGGCGCTGGATGGGGAGGTAGTCGAGTGGGGCCGCGAGCAGGAACCCGACACAGACCTGTCTGGCTTCTACCACTCGCCATTGCCAGCCATCGTGCTGCAG ATCCTGGAAGAGAACATTCGTGTGACCAGAATGGTCAGTGTGTCACTGCAGCAGCGGATGCATGGCATGGCACTATCAGAACTGAGCACCTTCCTGAGGAG CTCCTCCGTATCGGTCCTGCAGCCCGAATGGGTGGTTCCCGGAGTCTTGGCTCCGGTGGAGGCAGAGCTGGACAAGTTGCAGAAGAGGATCTGTCGCCTGGTGTTGGAGGCGCTGCTGGCGGAGCTACAG CCCCTATTCGCGGCTCTGCCCTCGCGCCGCTGGCTCTCAAGCCCAGAGCTGCTGGATGACGTGTGCGAGCGGACGGCGCGATTCTGCCAGAACTTTCGGCACGTGAGGAATCCCGCGGTCCAG CTGTTGCTGGTCGAGGCGGAACGTACGGTGGTGCTGCAGTACCTAAGTGCGCTGATGCAAGGCCGCCTAGTCTGCCGCGGTGCTGACGAGAGGACCCAGGCGGCCGAGCGCCTGCAGCACGATGCGGCCCAGCTTCAGGAGCTTTTCCTCGGTTTG GGCCTGGAGGAGAGCGTTCAGTGTGTGCCAGTGCTGCTTGCATTGAAGGAGCTGCTGAACCTCCGCGACCCTACGCTACTTGGCCTCGAGGTGGCAGGCTTGCGGCAACAGTTTCCCGACGTGAG CGAGGATCACGTCTCCGCCCTCCTGGACCTGCGCGGAGACGTGTCCCGAGAGCAGCGCCTGGCCGCACTCAGCTCTCTGCGGGCCGGCCCGCAGCCCTCGCCCCCAGCTGGTCACCGAGCACTTTTCAGCCTCGTGCCAACACCTGCACCCTCGGTGGCCTCCTGCTTCCCCTCAGGGTCCTGTGCCTGA